A genomic stretch from Terriglobus sp. RCC_193 includes:
- a CDS encoding HAD family hydrolase: protein MIDADDTLWENNIYFERAIEEFIRIVDHPELNDVEVRAAFDALEASRVHTHGYGTRAFHHSLIASYEHLTCSSCTHQIAAQLACCAESIRSADLALLDGVQETLPRLSEKHTVILVTKGDHEEQHGKLLRSGLADHFHHVEVLHEKHTAAYETLLQRYDCDPAHSWMIGNSPRSDTNPALAAGMHAVYLPHPSTWVLEREPIGSPKTGRRLLHLANFRELLHHFG from the coding sequence ATGATCGACGCGGATGACACATTGTGGGAGAACAATATCTACTTCGAACGCGCCATTGAAGAGTTCATCCGCATCGTCGACCACCCAGAACTGAATGATGTTGAAGTGCGCGCAGCCTTCGATGCCCTGGAAGCCTCTCGCGTTCACACGCATGGTTATGGCACCCGCGCCTTCCATCATTCGCTGATCGCCAGCTACGAACATCTCACCTGCTCATCCTGCACCCACCAGATTGCTGCACAACTTGCATGTTGCGCAGAGAGCATCCGCTCCGCAGACCTTGCTCTGCTGGATGGCGTGCAGGAGACACTCCCTCGTCTCTCGGAAAAACACACTGTCATCCTGGTCACCAAAGGCGACCACGAAGAGCAACATGGCAAGCTATTGCGTTCCGGCCTGGCCGACCACTTTCACCACGTGGAAGTGCTGCATGAAAAACACACCGCAGCATACGAAACCCTTCTCCAGCGTTATGACTGCGACCCTGCCCATTCCTGGATGATTGGCAACAGTCCGCGCAGCGATACCAACCCGGCCCTCGCTGCTGGAATGCACGCGGTATACCTTCCGCACCCCAGTACATGGGTGCTGGAACGCGAACCCATCGGCAGCCCAAAGACAGGCCGCCGCCTGCTGCATCTGGCGAACTTTCGCGAGCTTTTGCACCATTTTGGGTGA